A genome region from Clupea harengus chromosome 7, Ch_v2.0.2, whole genome shotgun sequence includes the following:
- the LOC116221208 gene encoding GTPase IMAP family member 7-like — protein MDSGVPHIPNLRIVLLGYRVGGKSTVGNLILGKQEFDTSKRTARCVEKEGEASQRKVTLVEAPGWWKGYRMEDTPDRDKREIVLSVSLCPPGPHALLLVVDVTDPLVAEYRNALKQHLELLGEKVWSHTIVVFTKGGWLGNTAMEEYIESDRSGLQWLVEKCGNRYHVLDKYRREDVQVTELLEKIEEMVAGNSGNHFHFDREILQKLEEKKMEDEKRKSMAIQAETYFDKTVNIDVNDVQKECVLGLALI, from the exons ATGGACA GTGGAGTTCCTCACATCCCAAACCTGCGGATTGTGCTTCTGGGATACAGAGTAGGTGGGAAGAGTACAGTGGGGAACCTCATTCTGGGGAAACAGGAGTTTGACACCTCAAAGAGGACAGCTCggtgtgtggagaaagagggagaagctTCCCAGAGGAAGGTGACCTTGGTAGAAGCACCAGGCTGGTGGAAAGGCTACCGCATGGAGGACACTCCAGACCGTGATAAGCGGGAGATtgtcctcagtgtgtctctgtgtcctccaggaccccatgcACTGCTCCTGGTTGTTGATGTAACCGATCCATTAGTGGCAGAATACAGAAATGCGCTAAAACAACATCTGGAGCTTCTCGGTGAGAAAGTATGGAGTCACACAATAGTGGTGTTTACAAAAGGGGGCTGGCTGGGAAACACAGCCATGGAGGAGTACATTGAAAGTGACAGGAGTGGTCTGCAGTGGCTTGTTGAGAAATGTGGGAACCGTTATCATGTTCTGGATAAGTATAGACGAGAGGATGTTCAAGTCACTGAGCTGCTTGAGAAGATAGAGGAGATGGTCGCAGGAAACTCTGGCAATCATTTTCACTTTGACAGAGAGATCTTGCAGAAATTGGAAGAGAAGAAAATGGAAGACGagaaaaga AAAAGCATGGCCATTCAGGCAGAAACCTATTTTGACAAAACTGTTAACATTGATGTCAATGACGTCCAGAAAGAGTGCGTTTTGGGGCTTGCCTTGATATAA